Within Rhipicephalus microplus isolate Deutch F79 chromosome 9, USDA_Rmic, whole genome shotgun sequence, the genomic segment ATTGTTCAATAGAGGGACCGACTGTTCGCATCTATTTAGGTATTGATTGCAGTGTGCATACGGGTGTGCAGTTGGTTCATGCATAATGCAGCTTTTGAACATTTGAGAAAGTGCAAGTTTGTCACGACGCGATATTGAGTGATGAAAAAAAGGCCAAGATGTCCTTCCCTCTTCCATGCCACGTGGCTCTCGCATCACTTTATTTGAGTCATActtgtattttttgttgttgttacatTTCATTTTGCATCACATCTGTCAAAGTACTATGTCAACCAAGTGTCGAGATATTCCCCAGAATCTGATTAACCAGGAGGCGAAGAACTGCCATGTTTCCACGCAACAtttggaaacacttacctttgaAGCTGTGATTACTATGTCAGTCTTGAGGGCTGGCTGTCTGGCGATCTGTACTTTAAGGACCAACGAATTTTTTACCGAACTGACCAAAATTGTTGGGGACCAGCAACGTCTGCCTTGCGCGGCCTGTCTGCACGCAGCCGTGCTTATGCTAGTGATCTATTTCCTTAGAGCCTTGGCTAGTCTTCCATACACTTACGGAGTTTTGCATCGACCGTTGGATGCAAAGACACGAGCTTTTGTTAATTTGAGTATATTCTTTGTGTGTTGAGAGTGAATTTGTTTTTACATTGTGCTCTTGCGAGGGTATGTCCTGACATCCACCGATACATATGGTGGCAATACTACCTGAATTCGCCGGGCCTATGATGTCTGCCTGAAACACATTGAGTGAATTTCGCTGCAGTGTTTCGAGGATACTGTTAGCTTTGTGCAACATTGTGTGCCCATGGTAAATTGAAGCTTCCTGAATTGTTCCAAATTTATTTCGTAAGTAATCACAACAGTCTTTTGGATGGCGAGCTAACCAGAGTTTGTCTTCCAACCAAACTTTGTGGAAAAGCCTTGGAAGGCGAGCAATTTTTGCTACGAAATGCCTGTGCATCACTTGGAAGCAGTTTATGAATTCATGGCGCAGGTTATTGCCAACGCGTAAAGTTGCGGAAGACTGCACCTGTTGGCTTGACACAAATCTTTAGACTTCTTCGTGGCATGCACTTGTAACAGCGCTCGAAAGGCAAGTAAGACAAGAACCGATGAAATGCACAGGTCAGTTGATGAATGTTTCGTCTTTCAAACTTATGCATATTGACAATTTGATTCAAGATATATTTTAAGCGATGGATTAGCTGCACAATCTTTTTAATCAATGCAGTCAGGAAGGCTTTATTACCACCAATGAGCAATCTAGTATGCACACGAATCTTCTTGCTGCCTCAGACGCTGCTTCAAGCTGTCGAGATAGCGCATGCTGTGCCTTACATTCTTATCAAGTATGCGAAAGAGTGCCATATTTGGTTGCAGTCGTGTTTTTTGTTGTGCTGTGTCGAGAGAAAACACTTTTGTACAGTTATTTGATACTGCAGAACAGATATATTATGTAAACAACCTTTATACTGCTGGCAACTTGTTTTTCTGTGGagtattttgttgtttttacatGATTATTAAAATGTTTTGAATTTCGGTGAGCACAATTTTGTCCGATCGGACGGTTTATTTGATTACGCATGTTTTGCCAGAGAGATTTGCGACGAATACGTTTCACTTTTTGACCCTTGGCTTGAGTTCCTCGAAGCAGGAATGCAGGAAAATATAGTTCTTCTTCTGAGGGTTGTGAAATTCGTGGCCCTAGAAAGAAAAGAACATACGTGCTATGGCTTGCAATGAGCACATGCACAACTGGTTTGGAACGGCAAGGGTGAGCTGGTTTTGTTGGCATTCAACATAAAAGCAGGAAAGGGGGGTGCAGACACGGATGCACGAAAAGAGAACCAACATTAGTGTTTCAGGGTTTGCATGTTCTTCATGATGCATATTTAGTGCACTTGAACTACGCATCGAATACATACAAAACATTAGATTTACTGCCGTTGCCATGAATCTTCAATTTGAGGGACTCTGTGCAAAGATTTATCTGGTTTCCCACAAACTTGGAAGTAGCATTATGCCAAACTTCCACAATTGCCTCCAAGTCTTGCACGCCAGCCAGCAGTACAAGACTCAAGTTTCTGTGAGGATGAACAGCATGCCTGCATTGATTACATGAAAACCTGCGCAGAGGGCAGTACGGAAAGTTTGAAGAGGTGCTTCTCGTAGGCTGATCAGTAGCTATGAGACCCGCAGTATTTGTGATATGCCTGATACTGCTGACCACTTTAGCGGAGATTTTTTTGTTTAATTCTTTTACCAACCTTACTAAAGCCCCCAAAATACGTACGAGTGTGAAATGTTTCTTGTCATGTCTCCATTGTAAGTCTTAATGCTATTAAATTATTTTCTGCTGAAGTATACGTAGGGCGCACCAGTACAAGAACCTGTAGTTTTGAGGCCTGCTGCTGTCGGGATACGCTTCTCATCGAATGTTCAAGGTTCCTTCAAGGTTCCATTTAGGAGTGCTCACTACAATTTTGTTCTGCTGTTGATTTTCTGAATGAGCCAATAGTATACTTAAAACCTAGCTCCACTAATTTTAAGCttaattatttattttgaatGCTTCATCTCCAACCAGGAACTACGCCTAGGATCAAGAAGAGTCACTTGTGCAAAGCTTGCATTGCTTTGAAAAGTCCGTGTATGAACCCACTACAAGCCTCCGTTCTGCAAAGTCCATAATATGCTATCTATACTCGATTATGCGACAGAGCAGCTGACAGAATATTAAGGAAACAAGAGGGAATGTGAATTACATTAAGAGATGATCCGAAAGAGGATCGTAAATGAAAAATTTTACATTCAGTACGTACGACGAGCAACATAATAAGATTTTGTTTCTGTAGCATAATATATTGCAAGTTGGCAATGCTTGGCAACAACTCTGGCTAAATTTGTTATAGCCCAATATCCTGTTATACAGAGATTGACCTATACCTGTTTATGAACAACATAGCTAAGGTGAAAAATGTTTAACAGCAGTGAAACAGCAGGTTATGAAAGAAAGGCAAAATGTACAACCACCCACATTgtggcacgaagccacaaggaggAGGAGTAGTAGGTTATAATTACAATTAGTAGGTTATAATTATTGGCCACATGACAAGAACTGACCTTTGACCAGTCGTAGCTGACCGCATAGGCAAATATTTCACCCCGCGCATTGAAGCAGCAGCGGGTGATGGGCTGCTCCATCTGTTCAGACGTCTTCAGCTTGGTGCGGGCATCCTTGTCCCAGAAGCTGAACTTGCCGTCCGAGCCAACCGTTGCTAGCGTCATGTGAACGGGGTGGAATGCGATGTCATTGACCTGTTAACAGCAGCAAAAGAGAAAACACTCTTTAAATGTCGATAGCTGAAACCACGGGAATTGATGTTAGGCAAAGCACTTTGGGGGTGTAGCTGGCCAACTAGCAATGTTCGGGTTTCTGCAAGCATTACCATATGAGACTAAAAACAATTCTGTAAAGTAGTAGATATTCATCCTTGACACAATCGCATGTGTGATAACAGCAGGAAGTTCTTGAAGACGGTATGGTGATTGTATGATAACTGGTTCGTCATACTATGATAGTTATGCAGGGTATGACAACTAATTTAACACACTCCAGCATACACACTCTGTTGCAACTCGAGACATTATGAAGTTGGTGTAACACAGAAATAATGGGTATTTTACAACTTAAACAGTGCATACTCCCTGATCATAACATGGACAATGTGAAAGATTCGGACGGTTGCCCCTCAACCAGCCATTATACTACCTATAAGAGACGTACAGTCAGCGCCAAGTTTAGGGAGCACTAGACCAGAGAAAGTTCAATATTCCGGGTGCTTCGACAAGAAGCGTTGAATTTACATGTTGGGCCTGTTCTCATACGTTCTAACAACATGTACTGTGCAGTTAAACCTAATACAGCCACAATGTGCTGGTAAATTAAAATGTTCTCAGACCTAGTGGTCTCTGCGGACACCCGACTGTACCCATGTACTGACATCCGCATCAAAGATAAATGTCAAGTGTACTACAAGTTTACCGCAAAGATCTCCTGGAAGCCATTTGTCGTGCCATTAGCTCGGTGACACTTGAACGTGAAGTTGTCCTTGGGATTCTGGGCGTTCACGTACTGAATGGCCACGCGTCCCTCAACGCTTCCGAGGGCGAAGCCATTGGGCTGAGCCTTTTTGTCTTGGAATATGGAAACACAACGATGCTGCAAAGAAAGGTGAAACGCAATATAGCACTTAGAAGCCGTCTGTTAATGAGGCAAAGTGTGTCCTGCCGAGGGTAGGCGGTACGGAAAACATACAAGCATGTGGTGACACACTTATTCGAGCTCATTAGCACTAAGTCCTATTTATACTTGCGCCAGTTTGTGCATTCACTGTAGCACTTTCCTGAAGAGCCAAGAAAGTGCACTATATTGCAGTGTACAAACCTGGTACTTGAGCGGCGATTCAACCTTTTTGTACTCTTGGGGCTGGCCCTCGAGCTGGTAGATTATAATAGACCTGCCTGCTGTGCTGACGACAGCCATGGGGTACACCTGTGGGCAGAGTCAAAAGACATGTGTTAGGGCACATTGAGAGGAGTTTGATAAAAGCTTGCCTGGTTTTGGGATGATCGCGGCTTTGTTACCCAAAAACATGGGCCTTAACTATACAACATTGCCGGAAGAAAGGACGAAGAAATAGCTTCAATAGTGTACTCACTACGTCAGCACAGTAGCAACGCTCCGGAAGGTTGATCGTGAGCATTGGCGTCGGTGTCCTCGTGTCCCAAAACTACAATGAAAGAGACAAACTTTTTTGAAAAATTTTAATTTCCAGAGACGGAGTATTTTAACCTCCCTCACAACATGCAATCCAACGAATCCCAATACGAACCCTTCACTATTTCAGTTTGTTCTTGTGGTCCTTAAACTACTGGCAACAACAAACTACGGTCGGACATAATGGCGCCGCCTAGATGAGCGAAGCATGGCCGTCGACTGCCTCCGCAACTAAAGAAATAGCCCTACTTGTGTACTCGGCAATATTCCTTGACAGTGGCATCGCCAATAGTGTGGTTCGTGGTGTCAGTCTAAGACAGGAGCGCCAGCAATCCTTTGCCCCCCACATATCTCCTgtgctggatggatggatatggctgtaccctttagatcgggcggtggctagcgccaccaagccgtaatacctaatgaaccaaaaactatatttatttttttttctttaaaaagtgagtttgaggattcgtactttgcagtgaagagtttaattttcactcgtgtcttgactttagccaccaataagataacctccttctggttaagtctacccgcttaaagtttatttcgccctcccggtccctaaaccccagtgctttgaaaaactctgcgccatcatcctgaactatagggtgaagccctttacagaacattatcaagtgttcggcagcttcttcttcctctccacacgcactgcatactgtgtctaccccttcgtatttggcccgatatgtcttggttcgcagtactcccgtccttgcctcaaacagtagagaactaccccgagtattatcatagatcctttccttggcaattttctgcttaaaagtaaagttcgatagatctctcgtgcggacttcttaatcatgcccattctccacatgtcagtctccgtttccttcactttcttcttaaccgatagttctttttggtttggccacctgctgttttctaagtatttaccagtcaacttcttggttcgcttcctccattttgtatcgacattcttcatgtacaagtagctgaacaccttcctagcccaacgctcttcccccatctctctcaatcgtttctcaaattttatcttgctgctagcttccctgccctcaaatgatgtccatcccatatcaccttgtactccctgatttggtgtattcccgtgagctcctaaggcaagcctacctattccacgttgcttaatttctaatcttgcttgaacttctgatctcatgcacaagaccgcattgccgaacgtcagcccaggaaccatgacccctttccatattcctctcacaacatcatacctattgtaactccacagtgccctatttttcatgactgctgcattcctgttacctttagtcgtcacgtatatttcgtgttccctcagatactcggtcccattgcttatccatacgcccagatatttgtatttatctgttatctctagcgtgacctcctgtattctaagctcactaccttcgttgtcattgaaaatcatgactgctgatttttccttactgaatctaaaatctaacctatctccctcattaccgcagatgtccagcaatctctgcaaatcttccttgttgttggccattagcactatatcatctgcgtacattaatgctggtagtgcctgatcaataagttttctttgtttgactaaagagaggttgaagcccagtccacttccctctaattttgcctctaatccttgtaggtacatcatgaataataagggtgacagggggcacccctgcctaagcccccgttttacctctgcaggcttggatacctgtttttcccactttataactaccttgttacctttatagataccctttaaaagattagtgactacatgttccacgcctagtgtgtccagtattccccacaattcctcttgaaccacgctatcgtacgctcccttgatatccaaaaatgctagccacaggggcctgtgttccttttctgctatttcgatgcactgcgtcagtgagaacagattgtcttccaacctcctgtgtttccgaaacccattctgcagttcccccagcaccccctcatcctctatccacgcctgcagtctttcctttataatttgcatcgccagcctgtagaccactgatgtcactgttataggacggtagttgtttatgtcagctttgtccccctttcctttatagatcatgctcatcctgctaagtttccatccattgggaacttcaccatcgattattattttgctcactgcctctctcaaagcctgcttagacttccgacctaatgtctttatcagcctaattggaatgccatctgggcctgttgatgtactaccaggaacccttttctcagccctttcccactcttgttgtgaaaatggagccattgcaccacttgattcgtccttgtctattgtggtgcataaagtacttctttgttgaaatttttctgtcacccttgttcttatatattcaatagcttcgtccccttctagcctagcaccttgggctgtagttataaaactctgctctaggctcgtctcatttcttagggagtttagatggttccaaaatttcgcagctgcctttctatcttttttatgtacttctgccagcaatgagctcccttccttctaatcttttcattgatcagaagggatgcatcccttctacagcttagaaaggttgcccatttgaCGCTGCGCAATGTGCTGATCACATTGCGCAGCGCCATCCGTCAAGGTGCATGGAAATCATTCAACACCTGCGCTCACGAATGCACCATGAACCGACTGGCAGTGATGACAGGTTGGTAGGTAAGCAGACGCAGCAACACGTGACTGTGCGCCATTGCTAAAGCAGCACAAGAAAAGACCACTGGTTTTTGCACTGCTCATGGACTGGTGCCTCCCTTTCACAGTGTTTCTCTATTCGTAGCAGCATCTTGTGCACATGCCTGGAAGCAGAAACCAGTGTTGCACAATGCATCCCTTCCAGATCAGCAGAGTTGGCACTCCTGTTCCATCTTTCCCCGTTGTCTAAAGCAAGGGTCCTAAACAGGCAGCCTCATCCTCCTCGCTTGCAAATGGCTGTCTTCATGGTACATACAAATAACATTTTCTTAAGCACGCTCATGAGCTACACAGACATGACTAGCCCCAAGAATGTTTTCCTGAGGCACCCCATGTGGTCACGACGTGCTAAACTAAAATTGTAGAACAATAACTTTGTTTCAGAAACTGCGTCCAGATTTCAGTCGTTCTTCAGATCTGTACCAATATGGGTCTTGAAATGAAACCCGACATTTGGTGACATATAGGAAAGGCCTCCTTTCAAACGGCACTGTTAGCCAGCATATCAAACCGCTCATTGGTGCCTGCTGGTTTGCATCTATGACTTTGAAGTGAAGACATTGTTGCCTTCTAAAGCCGCACGTGATTATAGCGAATTGCATAACGACTCCCACCTTGAGTGTCTTGTCCCAGCTTCCGGTCATGATGCAGCTGTAATTTGGGGCTTTCACCCAGTGCACTGTTTTCACCGGTGCGTCGTGCTGCAAGAGAGTTCGCAGTTTTCAGCTGCAAAGTACCAGCACATTTAATGTGCAACGCACGCAATGCGCACAGACCTGCGCTATTGACATGGCCTGATTGCTGTTCAGATCCCACATCTTGACAGTTTTGTCGCAGGAGGCGGAGAAGACCTTGCTTCCatcctgagagaaaaaaaagaaaaagaagagataaTCGGCTTGAGTCTTTGTGCAAGGCACTCATTTGCATGTTAATATGAATGCCAAAAGGGCAACAGACTAAAGTGAAACTTTTCAATTGCACCAAGACGTAGTTGCGAGGACAAAGACGCTGTGCTTAAAACTATACTTAGTTTCATAAACGCCCTGGTTTTCCTTGTAGTGAGGTACAGATGTGAGTCATGActcgcagttaaaaaaaaagctaacTTCTGAACTACAGTGCGCGCGTAGGGTCATCAGAATTTCGCTGATCACCAAATGAACCAATATAACCATTATAAAGGAGTGTTCTTGCAAAGTAAAGGCAATGAAACTAAATCTTCCATACACTTGTCATGTCCTGCGAGCTGCTAGTGCaatgatgcgaaaaaaaaattaatgttaTTCAAAGAGAAAGCTCAAAGAAAACAAGATCTTTCGTACACGGAGATGGTTAGATCGCACTTTGCAGGCCTCAAGAAAACTAGCTGATCTTAAAGAACATACAGGCGTTCACGTACACACAACGTCACCAGAAGCAGTCATTTACTGTATTGAGCCTAACATGAGATGCAAATAAACATCCGAACGACCGTTAAGACTTGTAAGCGCTTTGGAGACGTTGGAACTGCGTGCCTGAACGTCAACCTCGAAGTGAAAGGCAAAGTTGACGCTTACGTCGCTCCAGGCTACGTCGAGAATGGGTCCCTGATGCGTCTGTTGTGCCTTGGGGATGGTCTGTCCCGTGCTCTGCACCTCCCAACACCTGATCTACCAATTAAAGAAATAAAATACGAAGGAGGCACGTAAGGACACATCGTTGCGTAGCCAAAACGGTGGTAATGCACGAACGAGACACCTGAATTTAGAGCGAAATATCAACCTGGTTGTCCCAGCTCCCAGCAACGAGAAAGTTTTGAGGCAGGGACGCCGGACTGAACGCCATGCTACTGATGGAGTCCTCCGGTGGCGAGACGACTTCGAAATCCTTCATCGGATTGTGTGTGCCGGTGGCCGCCGTTCCGGAAAACATGCCGACTCCACCGCCGAAGTTTACTGACGTGCCTGCCGACCCAAACATGCCTCGCGATGTTGCCGCAATTTAGCCTACGATAAAACAGGGCTATCGTAAGCGATTTTATCGAATCGGGTCTCAGATTCCCTTTTGCACGTTGCGCGAATCACGCTATGACAGCTATAAAATTTTTAATCGCTCAACACAGTGACATAGTATTGGAAAGCGCCATGTTATCGAAAATAAACATGTGCTGATGTCCGTAATTGTGCGGCTTACTAAACTTGTAAGGTTCTCACACAAAACTTTTGTCCCGCATAATTTACCATAAGACCATTATTTGACAGATTTGTTTATAAGACAAGCGAAAGTTATTGTAGAATGCTAGGCATCACTGGTGTGATTCTTAGTTCTTACCAATAAAACAACGCGCCAGCAGCGCACTCATGTTTCCTGGTGCTCCTTCAGCTGGGAGATGGCGGGAAATAATTTCGCGGGAAAGTTGGTGAAGTGAGCACTTCCATTCGTCATGTGGTTTCGGTCCCTTGTTAAGATTACCAGCGTGCAAACTAGCGCTAGAAGAATTTGCAGCCCTCAGTGATTCGCCGGAGATCTTGCATGGCTGTGCGTTACAATCGCCGCGAAACGTCGGTCAGAAAGAATGGACGGTGAAGTGACTCATAGCTTCCCTGTGTGTGCTTTAGGTGCAGGTGGGATTCTTGAGTAGCCCTTTCCTGAAGTCTACTTCTCCAGGCCACGATGGATTTGCTTTTCAGTCAGTCCGAACACGCTTCCGATCAGTCTCTGTTCTCGCAAAAAACTGACTCGATCTCCGAAGCGTACTCGCAAAACTCGGCAGAGGATACACTATCCATCGGGGAGACCACACGGAAGCTCGTACATTGCAGCCAAGCTTCTCAGCGCCTGATCGACGAAACTGAAGCGGAACGCCTCCAGGTAATCCCCGAAACGGAAGAGTCGTCTCTTCAAGAAGGCGGGATGACGGAACCATGCCTCCCCGAAACCCCACAAAGTAAACTGCCGGACAGCGCTGCATCCGATGTTCAGAGAGACGACAATGGGCAGGAAGGCGACATATCTGGCGCCGAGAACGTTTGGAGGGAGGACGCAAAACGTCACGAAGTAAACGACGTTAATTCGAAAGTAGACAACGAAAACGCAGGTGTTCATTCCGACCGAGTAATCGGTGACACCCCTTTGGATGACGACGGATCCAACCACAGCGTCGAGCTACCTGTCGGCACACTGGGTGAGAAAACGCATCGTAGGAGGAGGGCTCGATTGCTGGACGATTCGGACGACGAAGATTCGACGAGTGATCCGAAACATGCCGAGTCTATCAGTTCTCGTACCGACGTCGAGCAAGTAGACAGTGCCGTCCCGGACGCGTCGAATTTAGACGACGACAACCTCGAAGTACCACCGAGTGTCCCGGAGGATGATACCGCCAAAAAACCGAGAAGGATACGAGTACTAGACGACTCGGACGACGAGGACTCAACGAGCGAGCCGAAATCGCggggcatcgaacccgcgaccaacTCGGACGCTGTACGAGGAGGTGAAAGTGAGGCAGTGGAAGGATCATCCCTTTTAGACGCTTGCCGTCGAATATGTGACAGTTCGGACGACGAATCCGTGGACGATGTGAGTAGGGACTCGGCTGGTGCACTCAACGATGAAAACACTGACGAACCTTGTGGACCTGAAGGGGAGGTCACCGGCGATGTCCAAAAGAAGGAAAGAGGTCGAAAGTCGGCCAAGAAAGCGATGGAGGAACTCAAGCAGATCTACAGCACGAGCCAAAGAATGACGCGCGGTAAGAACCACctgttgccttctttttttttttttgcttgctgacACACTTCTTGGATCATATGAGTGTGGGATGGTTGCCCTAGTGGGACACTTCGTGAGCTATGTGTAGTGTTTTAGTGGACGATGTACAGCCTTGTCTGTTTTCAGGCAGACGCATTCACAACAGAGATGG encodes:
- the Rae1 gene encoding ribonucleic acid export 1; protein product: MFGSAGTSVNFGGGVGMFSGTAATGTHNPMKDFEVVSPPEDSISSMAFSPASLPQNFLVAGSWDNQIRCWEVQSTGQTIPKAQQTHQGPILDVAWSDDGSKVFSASCDKTVKMWDLNSNQAMSIAQHDAPVKTVHWVKAPNYSCIMTGSWDKTLKFWDTRTPTPMLTINLPERCYCADVVYPMAVVSTAGRSIIIYQLEGQPQEYKKVESPLKYQHRCVSIFQDKKAQPNGFALGSVEGRVAIQYVNAQNPKDNFTFKCHRANGTTNGFQEIFAVNDIAFHPVHMTLATVGSDGKFSFWDKDARTKLKTSEQMEQPITRCCFNARGEIFAYAVSYDWSKGHEFHNPQKKNYIFLHSCFEELKPRVKK